Genomic DNA from Melospiza georgiana isolate bMelGeo1 chromosome 3, bMelGeo1.pri, whole genome shotgun sequence:
ACGTCATGATCCTTTGCTAACTGGACATTTTGTGGATTATGGTACTTTGAACTGTGCTGTAGCTcaatctgattttaaaaaatgcaaaagttTATGAAGCTTCAGCTCCACCTAAGCAGCACACACTCAGCAGTGACCTCACAGAGGCCCTTCTGCACTTCGCAAAACAGAATACATTCACATTACATCCATGTGCCAAAACTCAAAAGACTGCAGAGATTTATGTGTGTTTAAGTTTATGCAATATTCACTGTTCTGTAAATACTTCTGCAAGACAAGCTGCTCTTGCAATGAGACAAGTAATTTAAATAATACTCTACCGTCAGTATCGCTTGAGCTTTGTCTTGTAATAAGTCACCCTGAACTTTAGTGCGTGGCTCCAATCTGTACGTGTTACGGCTTTTGGACTTTGCCTTTCCTTCTGTTGGAGCCGAGCCTGAAGCATCCTGTGGTTTTTTAACTTTTGACTGCacaaaataataagaaaaaaatccacatcaCATGTCAATATTTTAAAGATTCTAAATAATACTTAATGGTGTacagataagagaaaaaaaatccccaacaatTAGTCTAGGAATATGTTAAAAACCACAGAAAGCTAGAAGCTGGTTATCATCTTCTGGCTGTTTTAGCTACTGCTTTGCCTGAAACAGGAGAAGTGGTTGACTTTGACtcaattttaaattcttttccaGCAAAACCCAACTGAACTTTGCATTTAAACTCATCCATCACATATTACCACCCTGAATCCGCTCCCTTTTCCTAGGAAAAATACACAGATATAAATGTACTCATCCAAGACTGTTGGCCACAAGTTCAAGTTTCTCATTCAAATAGCCTACACAATACCCAAAATACAGACTTGGTTCATTTACTACTTCATTTTGCTTGTCCTTATTCCTTGTTACTAAAATAGTAGCTAATGTAATGATGATTTAACttgctcattaaaaaaaaaaaaagaaggaaaaagtaaGCTCCAGTGTGCAAAGCTTTGTAAATGTGCTTGGAACTGAAAACAAGATCTCTGAAAATCACGTTTTCTCCCCATCCAGCTATGTACTCTATATCTTCAAGACATGTAACAAAACCTGTCCCTCCATGAATGCAAGAAGTAAGTCTGATGTTGCAAAAAATGTCACCTGCTGTCCACCACGGTAGCTGAAAACAGAACAGTAAAATAGTAAcaaagagacagaaaagcacaaggaactATGAGATCCTAACAAATGCCACAGGCAATGGTCTTCCATACCAGCTACTTCCTAACAAACCACTTCCAAGTTTCGCTGACTCTTCAGTCTCAGCTCCACTTCCTGACTACTGCTAGAACCCAACACTGAGATAAAATCATCAGTTCCTTaccaggagagcagaaaagaactCAAAGGTGAAATAACATCACAATGCAAGGCTTATGCTAAGAAGTACTGATGAGAATTATTTTAGAAGATGTGCTACTCAAGGGCTCAGAACTCTTTCCATCTGAGGAGTTTTAAGAATCAGGGAAGAAATGCAGTTTCTTCTCTATGAAATTGCTTGCACATGCATTCTGTCAACAACTGTGGACATTACCTAAAAGTATCCTCTAGTTCCTTAAAAGCAGTGATGTTGGCAGCCTTAGTGCAAATTGCCCGCTGGTGTTTGTTGAACTCTGAATAGCATTTACTCTAAAAACACAAGGACCAAACACATTTGCACTTAGCCTGTGGACACTCATTATCTACTCACTGCAAACTCAGATCTcaaaagactaaaaaaaaaagactaaagcTCTGACATGCTCATCACACATCACctaacagaagaaaaaccacCTCAAGTCTTGCAGCTGAGGTCTTCAAATGAGCGTCCCCATCCATGTGAGCAACAATGAACTTGTGAAAAAGGGTGCAGTCCAAACAGTGATTCTTTGCTGACATGGTTCAGCTTGAGGCATATTACTTTCAACCTCTATCACCAATGCTGGAAGAAAATTCATGTCTATAGCACACAACTTCTAACAATGGTGATATTTAAAAGTTTACCTGCTATTATTAGTGACAGAAGCTTTCATAATCACTTGCAAAAAGTCATTGCATTTACTAGTGAGGCAACCAAAAACCTTGATTTCTCTACAGACATGGCTAGTAAATAAACCTTCTTCTGTATATCATTGTATAAAATACACAGTAAACCCCGAAGTTTTAGCACAATGTGGCAATTAtgtttctgtaaaatatttgcACCCTCTGAATAAAACGTTCAGAAGTTCAAGAACTGACTACATTTGAACACTTGACAAAAAAATGCCTGTTCTTAGGCTACTCAACTCGAGTACATTGGCTTAACTTTGGACATACAGAAGGAAGATTgctaatagaaaaaaaaaaaaaagcttttgctaTTTACATGAAATTATGTTTGTTAGTAAGTCCATTTTAACAATCAATAGTTTTTAGTTGTTAAACAGGAAAGAGCTCTTGTTTATTCCTTCAGAAGAAGGTACGGGTTCTAGGTCAGAGCAGCACCCCGAGTTGGAGAGAGTGCCCCACCAAAGGCAGGACGCCGCTTCTCTTTAGCAGCACAGCGGCTCGGGCTCGCAGCGCCTGAGGCAGCACGCCAGCCGCAGGCCATGAGCCAACATCACACCTGACCAAGCAGAATGAGCGGAGCTATCCCAAACCGGGCACGAACCGAGAGGGAACACCATTCCTCACACCAATGTTCACAAGATCACACGCGCCTTTCATCCCACCTTCTCCCCGCCCCATCCTTCCCTACCAACTGAAGCGCCGCAGGCCCGGACCGGCACCCCCGCCTCAGTCGGGCACCACACCCCCCCGCGCCGGGGCCGCTGTCCCCGCTCCCGGCGGGGCCCCAGCCCggccagctcagcccctggAGCCGCCCCTCGCCCTGGCGGCCGCTCACCATGTCTTTATCCTGGCGCTTTTTCCCTGTGTCCTcggctgcggcggcggcggtcCCGCTGGGCGGCGTGCGGCGGCCCGGGCCCTGCCCGCGAGCCGGCCGTGACGCGGCGCGCGCGGGCAGCGGTAACGGAGCCGGCGGCGGCCATGGCGGAGCGGGGCCCCGCGCCGGGCCCCGGGAAAGGGCGGGGACgggaggggacagccctgccctgccctgccctgccccgctgctgccagtgccagcccgCGCTCCCTGCCAGGGTcaccgccccgccccgcgcctgGCCCGTTTTGCAGAAGTACTGGCATTAAAGGGTAGCCGCGGTCGTGGAGGTTTTGCTCTGGCCTTCTGTCTTTGACAGAGAAACGGCGAACGGGAAGAGACACAAATTAAGATGGACTGAATGATATGTCTTCGGAACATTgtagatttttaaatttctttttctttaaatagcaGGTAGGTACTCCAGATGGCAGCTAATAGTGGTTTGCAATGGGAACTGTTACCGTGGCTTAGTGCTGACAGCTGtgtaaatatttcttctctccTTGAAGCCATGGATTCAGAAATTACATATGTGAGGGTAAATTCTGCCACTTAattaagagaggaaaaaatgtttttaatttaactttaatggcatatttttcattattattagtTGTGGTACTTCATTATCAAACAATTTCTTGTCTATCTAATGAATGAAGAAGTGTGACTTTTTTAACTAAATCAGAAGCATTTTCATCTTTGTTAACATGGCACAGTTTTATCtgtgcaatttttaaaatttaaatgtgtGCTTCTGAATCAGTCCATTTTTCTGTTTAGACTAATGTGAAAATAGCATGAATGCCTAAATTGCACTAACATTGCTACGGAATTCACGTGTTCTTCCCCTGCCTCCCTCCAAGGATCTTGCTGGTTTTAAGGACTGATGCTCTTGGTTTACTTGAAGTAGCATCAGTTTCTCTTCAAGCTCAGATTAGGCAGAACGTTTATGTATAAACTGGGATATTTTGCTTCAGTCTATCTTGTCATGAATTCAGTAGATGTAACCATTCTGAAATTCACCCTCCTGGCCTTGTGAAAACAGAGCAATGCTTTCCCCTTGTTTTATGAAGGTAGTTCTGGTTGAGAGTTCCTTTCATCACATATGTGAATGAAATTTGCATTGCAAACCTAAACAGCTTGTTTACAGCCAGTGTATTACTGTCTGTGTAGCTGTGCTGATGGTAATTCTTTTGTTCTCGTGTGCTTTCTGGCTTTCTTGTTACAAGGATTctttttgtctgtgtgtgttttttctaGATGGCATTGCCAGACTCGGTCACTACTTGCCTTTCTCAACCTGTGTGCTATGCGATTTGCAAACTTGGATTTGAGAAGAAAGACACCTATAATATTGATAATATTTTATCTGGAAGTGGGGAAGTTTATTGGCCAGCTGTTACAGAGCATGTGTGTTACCTTGAATCAGGTTGGTGTTTACCTGTTGTAGTAGTGATGCGTGTAAGAGTGATGCAGAATTTCAGTACAGCTCACCAATTCTAGCTGAGTTGTGACAGCTTGTTACAGTACagcatcagctctgctgcagattaGACTATGTAGAGTTCATATCTACAAAGAGCTTTAAATTTTTCATGTGCATTTGTATTTGGCTTTTGCTGGCTCCTAATGTTTGTGTAATCTGTGCTACCTAAGTAGCTCCTACTTTGCCTTCATCTTGGTTCCCAGCTTTATGTGCCTGTAACATTAGGGGTTCAGTTCTGCTTCTCTCCAACCCCAtaattgttttgttctttataTTCCTTTTGTGCTAAATTTAAAAGCCTGGGGCCATCAATATTGCTTCTGTTTGCTGTTGCTTCTGTTTGTGTTTCCCAGCTTTCGGTTGTACAGAAGTACAGTCCTGTTTCACTTCTATGTGGAATAGTTTGTAGTTGGTTTTTAACCAAAACAAAGTATTTATGTCCTGATGAATTAATTGAATTTTAATTTGCCAAATTGCATCATGTAAGCTCTGTTATTAATTTCCAGAGGTAGTAGAAATATCTTAAACCataagaatttgttttcctaCAAAAAGTGTCCCATCAAAAAGAGGCAGTGATACCACTCTGTAAGTTACCACTTCCATCTGCCTTCTTTAAAGGCCATAAGTGGTGCATTTTGACTCTCACTGAGCCTGCACTAGCTTCCAGCTTGATGTATGGAATTTCTATAGAAATTCTAGTAGTTTTTTCACATTTCAAcaaaagcagaatgcaatgaTCCTATTTACTTTCATATTTTCTTGTGTTAAGTTTTTGTTGGGGTAgaatttttgagtttttttgttcTATTCAGAGAAGGTGCTTGGTATTACCTGGATTTGCATTGcagttttactttttaataCCTTTTCTGTGTGATGTTTTGGACAGTAAATTGTATTGTATTGGTTGTACTAAAATAGTCGGGATAAAGTTGTCTGTGCTAAATATGTACACAAACTGTAGCAGATTTTATCCCTAGtgagttttaaaatattagGCCTTCAGGAAGGTTGGTACCCTAATCACTTTCTGGTTTTCAATTTAAGATCAAAGTGTGGATTATATCAGAAGCATACGATCATTAGGACCTGTCTGTGAATCTGTTAATTCATACTTCAAATCTCTGACCAAGGAGCAGTTTGTAATTCAGTATGCATCGTGGTTCCACTGGACAAACTGCACAGGGGTATGGAAATTTCTcttaaatttgtattttggCACCTGAACTCTTTGTGGAAGTTTAATGTGAGAACACAGAAGAGGCATCCATGAACCAAAATGCTTAGAATTTGTGACTAATGCTTAGAATTTGTGTCCTTCTCTGATAGATGGTTGCTTATAATTTTTCTGACTTTGTAATTAGATTTTGTGTTAGACAACATGAGGAGCTTTGGGCCTGTTCTTACATTAGTTTGtaggattttgttttttaatagaaTGTGCCTAATGCCAAGTTTTACCTTGTAAAGTAATTATggatatttataaatatgtaaGTCACTAGATATCAAGAGGTACTCTAGGGAAATTTCTCTCCAGGTACCTacacttttgtttctttggcaTGGTTTTCTTTCTACATTTGCACAGCAACTATCACGGAGGAATATTTACATTTCTCTGTGCTATTGGCTATGTGatctttccttttaaatattgAGCACAACATTCTTCCTCTCCCCCATCATGCAGGTATTTCTGGAAGTGTTTGATGTTTTGCAATCTACACAAGCTACAGAAGTTGCTCTAGGCTTAATGAAACTAACATCATGCTTGGAGCGAGCCTTGGGTGACGTAAGTGCCAGCATGAGGAGTCTATCTTGGCTTTATAAGAGGGGAATGAGCTCTTGGATTTAATTGTACATTGAAAAAAGTGATGCAGATACCCTGTTCTGTAGTAGTACACTAATAGTCCACATGCATTTTGAGTTGGACGGAGGTTCTTTCCTGGATCCAGTTGTGCTGATGGAAACATATTTGGGGCTCCTTCACCAGTGCTTGTAGAGTTGCTTGTGTGAGTGCTGTTGCTAACTAATTTAATTAGGAAATAGAAGTGTTTGATTGATCACTGTACACAGTAGATCTTAATTAGTTTGATTTATTTAACTGAAGTAGGGTAGCATAGCTTCCACAGAAGATCTGATGGTGTATTAACTGGGAGGGATGGCATGCAGTTGGAAAAACAGGCTACTGGGTCACTTCTTTCCTagggagaagggagaaacaGCTACTTAAGTTtttgctgctgggctgtttTACAGTCAGGTAGGTTAAAATGGCTAGTGTTCAATATCTATGAGGAGCTCTGGAGAAGGAAATGACAGAGAAAGAACAGTGGGCTAACTTATAAACCAATTTGCCCAATTGTGGGTTGTGGTaaatttttcagtaaaaaaaatcaccaaagaTTGGGAAAAAATGTCAGTGAGAGTATAAGGAATGGAAGTTGTGATAGCAGTTGAAAATTGAGATGCTGTTATTGTCCAACAAGTATAAAATCTAGTTTAAAGAACAGTCTGAATCAGAAAACGAACCACAAGTCTCCTCCCTTTCACATTGACAGACCCTATAAATTTCTGttgtaaaaacaaaatacacCATCCTTGGTAGAGCTTATTCCTTTAATTAGGTGTTCTTGTTGTGCCTTACTggtttttgtgggattttttggaaGATAAAAGCAGTATATGTATAGACCTTGTGAAAAGCCTAACTATGGtcacattaaataaaatatccACTCTTTCCTGATATGTTGTCCAAACTTTAATTTGTAATGGAATTACAGAATTTAAAGTCTTTTTAAGGatttggtgggttttgtttggttggtgttTTTACAATATTGAAAATGGTTATTGGGTAAAATAGTCAGGGTATATGTTTGAAATACAAATAagtataataaattatttattatctgttctgctctttttttttaataggtgtATTTACTTAAGGGTAATGATTGTCCTTTCCTTCTAAGAGACTTGCTTGCATCTGAGCAGCTTGCAGATGTCTTTGGACAAACTGTAGTAAGTACATTGTTTTGAAATAAGGAATAACTACAGAGCTGGTTTTCTTCCTACCAAATGTACCTCTTGTTGATTTGCATTAAATTACACTTTATTTATAGTACAAGAAGTAAGAGCTGAACTTGATCTCATTTGTTTGCCTGTGATAACTGTTTGGGATGTTTAATAGCTAGTTTGATTCTTCCCACATTGTACTCTATATCCTGTACAAATAAGCTGAGAGATTCTCCTTCAGAGAATACTGGGAATTGCAAGTAAAGAGTTTCTATTACTGGGACAAGTGAGGACCAGTCATCCTGACAGTAGACATTATAGTTTCTTAATAACTTCTGAACTTTACTGCCAGTGGAAGGTAATAAAAGTAAGAAGGGtaagaaaggcaaaaaataatGGATTTCTTCATGCAGTAATTGCTTTCTTTATTGATTAGATGAATGTACTGAGGGTATTCATTGGATCTCCACATGGTCTGAACCTTCGTAATGTTTTGTGGCATGGATTTGCATCACCCCAAGAAATTCCTGCCAAGTAAGTTACCAGGAAAAGAACACTCCTTTTATTACCAGTCAGACTTGTGAGTTCTTGGAAAGTGGTTAGTAACCCCCTACTTCTCttatgggaaagaaaataaatttccctTGCAGCTTCTGCTTCTTTTGGAAATGGATTCCCATAGAATACTTCAGCCATCACAAAGATGGCCAGTACTAGATCCAGTGGGTTTTGTACTGTTAGGGAAAACAAGAAAGTTCAACTTTTTTTTAagccagggcagtgaggagcaACTTGGAACAGAGTAATGGGCTAGAAGGAGAAGCAACAGCAGCCAATGTAGAATACAGTGATGCTTTTTATCTaattcctctctttttttcatgCTTATGAATGCAATTAATTAAGTGCTCCTGCTTAGATGGGGAGAGTACATTCtgagtgtttttaaaaaaagtgaaaaacccTCTTTGTTCCTAACTCACAAATGTAGGTTCTTTGCAGAAAAATTTCTTTATATAGGCTTTTCTAATATATTGTGGTATTCTCCCTAGATACTGTGCTATGCTGCTCTTTTTAACTGCAGGATTGGGTCAGTTGTTAGAGACTTATCTTCTGCAAACTAAAGATGTTTTAGTACATCGACCTTATGTGATCTTCATTGGCTTAGAGGAGCTTGATGCATTTCCAGGCAAGTATTTAACCACTagcaatttttttattatcctgTATTTGCTATTGTTTCCTTGTCCAAAAGCGCTGTTGAAAATAATGCATTTCCCAGAGTTCCAAGATTAAGTTTTAACTTGGATACCTGTATACACTGTCATTAGATGAATCAATCATGCTTTAGGGCAACTTCTTAGTATGTAGACAGTTCACTGACTATTGAGTAAAAAGACTGCTGCATTCTAAAATAATTGCAACACATTGAAACGTGAAATATGTCTGCCTCTAAAGGACTTCAACTTTATATTACATTTTTTAGATTATGTGAATTAATTTTATGTAACAGTGATCTAGTTTGCCTTTATGAAATCTAACTTTTTTCAGAATCAATGGGTTCCAGCTGCAAGGGTCCCAGCAGGAGTGCCCTGAGTCTTACAGGGAAGGTAGTGTTGAAACAGAGTAAAAGGTGGTGACACATCTTTGCTACACTAACGCCTTTCTTAGGGAAGGATTTGAAGTGTCAGATTAAAATCTTCTCCCTGTCCACACACCTTGTTTGGTTTATTCCTACTATTTTAAGGCAATAACAGCATATAGGGGATCTTGGTGTCAGTGGTAATCATGGCTCATTTGTGCTATATAATCAGTGGAACAACTGTCCCAGAAATGGAGACAGGGATTTGGGGAACCAAATCAGTAATTATGTAGTGTAAATCCTATGGCTGTTGGTTGGCTTTGAAAAACCACTTACTGTAATCAAGTTACACTTATCATTTTAAGCTTTCTCTTTGAATAAGACATTTATAATATGAATTTATAAGTGTGGGTTTCATTACATGTTAGCGTTGAAGTATGAAGTGTTAGTTTATAATGCTGTATTTTTAACAcagaaaatttataaaatagTAACTACATGCTCATGTTCAAGTGTTCATACTATTGTATTAATTCTGGCTGAATAAAAATGATTCATAAATATTATACTTTTCTAAAGTATCTGAAGTAGATAGAGAACAACTCAATAGAAGTTGGGTCCAGTTGCTATGTAGTCTttcaataaaaagcaaacatgACATTTTAAACTGGTTTTACTCTATTATTTTACATTATCACCACAAATACAATCTTACATACTTAAATTCTGATCTTAAGTGTGGCTACTGTTGTACTTGCAGAGTTAAAAGAAAATGGATAACTTTTAAATTTCCCTTTACAAATGTTGAAATTATATcatattttcagtaaaatatttaaaattcattagTGAAGTGTAGATTATGTGTAATTTTTCaatgttgtttttttaactTGCAGATCTTAATAGTGAAATACTTTCGATAGCTGAGGAACTTGTAAAACTGTCCAgttttgtattaaaaattatgttaCCATTTTGGATCGCTGCTTTAACAGCTTTCAAGCAAAGCAGGTAAgattttgtaatttcttttattaGACACTAAAAAGAATATATTCTGGATTTTTATAACTACATTTGCAGATTCCAAGGCTTCATACTAAATTACTTCACAGCATATAGTTATGCTTTGTTATGGTGATGTCTTGGAAAGTTCGTTGAGTTATGGCTTTGTTTTGTGCCAACTAAGATTATAAActatattttgaaaaagaacTGTTGGAGATGTAGCAAAAAAGGAGAGGTTTACAAAGCAAGTGGAAATAAATCTTCATATGTTAAATCACGCATATGTTGAATGTAAAAAAAAGTgtactgttttgttttcctctcccaTGCTCCATCTTTTTGTGAGTTATTCTCATCTCTGAGCTTGGATTCAGTGGTCAGTTTCTGTTTGGCACAGGTAGTCGTTTATTGTTTGTTTACAAAGTGCATTACAAAGGAATTTTGTAAGGGTTGTTTAGCCTGAGACGGTAACTCTGAAATGCTTTATATTTATGAGGAAGAAAAGCACCCCTTTGGATATCTCTGTTACTTTTTCAGGTATGCTGACAGTGTGATTCTCTTACTTCCTCAGCTGGAAGCTGGACTTAGATTGCTCTTCACTACAACTAATAAATGTCCAAATCGATTGTTAACAGCGGAGGTAAACTTTTGTCTAAAGTCAATTATGATTTAGTGCTTACAAAAGAGTTATTCTAGAAATCTACAGATTTACCCTGCAAAAtttcaatcaattttggaaCATTATTTACAATTCTGCAGTTGAGATTCATGAAtgcctttaatatttttttaaatgtctgccTCTAAAAAGGACTGAAAAAGTAGTGAAAGATTGAAGTTCAGAAACAGTAGTTTAGGGTGAAAAGCAGGACATGatatatttgctttaaaaaaactcAGCTCAAGATTCCAAAGTGCCTTTTTTCATTCATAAGGGGACTTTTTTGCTATTCATGCACCTCTGATATCTCATGCAAATAATAAACTAAAGTTTTATATACATGACTAGTTAATTGATTTTGTTTGAAAACCAAATAAtattatttgtgttttgttctaGTCTTCTGCTCTCTACACCACTTTTGATGAGgtactgtgatttttttctaaatatatatCAGTGTCAGAATTTAAACCATGCATGTTTCCCATTACTAGAGTTAAGAATGCACTTTCTTTTGTTGAATATGGCATTATTTCTAACTTTTCTCCCAAACAAAAGATGGTGGACAGTAAACACTTTAAATTTGGAATGCTTCTGCAGATATCAAAATTAATACAAATTGTAATGAACAgactatttttttctaaatatttttatcttgaaATTCATCACTCCACAGAAACAAACATTCTGCTATTTTTCCTAGATTCAGTTattcaaaataaatacaaataaatctTGCCAGCATAAATCATCAGTTTTAGAAGTTGATTGGATTATTTCAAGTTGTTTGTCAGTAATAATTAAGCATCTTGATTCTAGAGTGGCAGAAGTAATCACATCAGATTAGGAAACTGTTTTAGTTGGTGTTTCTTCTTTGATTATATTGGTCTTCAATAATTCAATAAGTTTCTATTcgaattttttttcctagatgcTAGCAAAGCATTTGGATAATGAAGAAGTCAACCAGCTACCTGTAGTTCTTGAAGAGCCTGCCATGGAAAGTGATTTTGAAAGTGTTCTAGAGTTTTGTCATCATTGTCTTTTGATTGTTTGTTTCACTGAGTAATAATCTTTACGATATGCCTAATACTCAGTTATTTCATATAGCTTATGTCCAGCAGCTTAGAACCTTAGAAGCTTAGAGCTGTTAGCTTTTTTTATTGTGGAGGATACAAAGTCATACCTGACAGGCCATATTGCACTGGGTATAACACTAgctttctttctgaaatataAGTGTCTCAGAGATATTTGTCTTCAGACTCCTGAAGTTCAGCTGAATGAAGCAGGAGCAGAACTGATGCCTCATACAGGGATATTTCAAAACTTATTTCTGATTTCTTGTGAGACATGCCTTACACTGTCTGGGCAGATAGTGCAAAAACGCAGCTCAAACCTACCAAAGCACATTCTGCATCTTACTACCCAAATAGATTGTGAACAGAAAAACTAGGGGAGCTGAGTTTAGAGGCCTTTTGAGAGTATGGGGACATCTGAGGTTACTGTCCTGTTGCCAGAGGCAGTGGGGCTGTGAAGGGCCTGGGACACAAAGCTGATGGAAATCTGTTGATAACTGTCACAGTATAGAATGTATGTTACAGGTACAGTTTGCACTGGCTTTCTTTCTGAATATCTGGACACCTCTATAATATAGACATGGTCACATACTTGTCTTTCAGAGATATTCTATACACACAATATGTTCAATTCTGTATGAATGCACATGGAATAGAATTCTGTATTGTTGGTGTGTGTTTCCACAGGACTTCCTCTGGGATTTCTTGAATCACCAGGAGGGCCCACGTATAAGAGATCATTTAAGCCATGGAGAGATCAATCTAGAAACATTTCCCAGAGAAATAGCTAACCAAATAGTTGGATTTGCTATTACTATTCTCTGCAGATTCTCAGATGAGGCTATGTATTCTCTTAAGGTAGGGACCAGTATTTTcttctcagaattttttttttgttattttggatACCAAATATAATTCTAGATAGAGCATTATGACTGAATCTTTCCTGACAACTGCTTTTTGTGCAAATGACATACTCCTCCAAGTAAAAAAATGTGAAAGTATGTTTTGCCTAGTTTTGTAGGGAAATAAGTACAGAAGGTTTTCCAAAATGTTACCCTTTCCTGTTATACTATAATTTGTTGGCTAAACCAGTCCTTATTCAAATGGTTGATCTGTAAATTATAATGAGTACACTTAATTTTGTCAAATTGTATTGATGAACTAGCCTGTTTATCTGCAGAATTATTTGAAAGGTATGTAGAACATCTGTGGCTCACCCACTGAGGTATGTAGTGTGTAGTTaatgagattttcttttcctgagacACTGTAAATAATAGTCCCTTGCTAATGGAAGTGTTATTTGTATCTATACTTACACTATGAATTTGTAAACATTTTTTGCCTAGCACTGTGTTTCTCAACATCAGCAATTATTGTTTACTCTCCCCAGTTTCCTGTTTATATTTGAGATTACTTCTTTCAATATCATGCAGCAACCTATGAGATAAATCTTCCATTTATTAGTTGCAGCTCTTTTTTAGTTTCTCAAGATGTATTGTGTGCTGCTGCATTAAGAGAATACTTGGTTGCttttctgtcagctgctgtCAGGCTTCATAGTTAAAATATGTGAAATTAAGCTTTAACCACTTATTGTGCTGATTACTTCTTTCAGCCCTTAGACATTTGGAAGTGTTTATTGACATCAGTGCTATAGGTGGCATGCATAAAATGAAGTATAAGTCAAAATCTGCATATGATTAGCACAGCTTAGAGAAACTGATGTGTATTGTCTCTGATCTTGTAAATCAGGAACACATGCTCATAAAACCACTGATGAACTGTGCAAGTTGCTACCAATCT
This window encodes:
- the ERMARD gene encoding endoplasmic reticulum membrane-associated RNA degradation protein isoform X2 translates to MALPDSVTTCLSQPVCYAICKLGFEKKDTYNIDNILSGSGEVYWPAVTEHVCYLESDQSVDYIRSIRSLGPVCESVNSYFKSLTKEQFVIQYASWFHWTNCTGVFLEVFDVLQSTQATEVALGLMKLTSCLERALGDVYLLKGNDCPFLLRDLLASEQLADVFGQTVMNVLRVFIGSPHGLNLRNVLWHGFASPQEIPAKYCAMLLFLTAGLGQLLETYLLQTKDVLVHRPYVIFIGLEELDAFPDLNSEILSIAEELVKLSSFVLKIMLPFWIAALTAFKQSRYADSVILLLPQLEAGLRLLFTTTNKCPNRLLTAEMLAKHLDNEEVNQLPVVLEEPAMDFLWDFLNHQEGPRIRDHLSHGEINLETFPREIANQIVGFAITILCRFSDEAMYSLKEHMLIKPLMNCASCYQSRFHPISRLKKQVLECMKSMHLWPELATVPEEQEQRIKGLEGNAEANTLILMISEIISQLQHFMPQNCCSSDDPINSVLTERLLVELCDTRICTLYSPRPVLEVVVVLRKMSAQCHQVSQQVIAGAALRHTQWLNKTLRSRQRHNYRRMLNSIKFLSPVLRLILLLITLELVSVHSVCKKNPFDYQQYLKFLKAVLQYTENLVTYTSPDKNKWDETMELTKKTLIKIKKISDRKLMLMHLAT
- the ERMARD gene encoding endoplasmic reticulum membrane-associated RNA degradation protein isoform X3, with amino-acid sequence MCFKGRLPIRAGSLWRHKCPRCPGAAGRANAELPRPDPNFPGCGAAAASTQLPRRPRQHAEGLLGRRTAPGTRPQTRAQSSARDAGGRPPPPGSPKGREMALPDSVTTCLSQPVCYAICKLGFEKKDTYNIDNILSGSGEVYWPAVTEHVCYLESDQSVDYIRSIRSLGPVCESVNSYFKSLTKEQFVIQYASWFHWTNCTGVFLEVFDVLQSTQATEVALGLMKLTSCLERALGDVYLLKGNDCPFLLRDLLASEQLADVFGQTVMNVLRVFIGSPHGLNLRNVLWHGFASPQEIPAKYCAMLLFLTAGLGQLLETYLLQTKDVLVHRPYVIFIGLEELDAFPDLNSEILSIAEELVKLSSFVLKIMLPFWIAALTAFKQSRYADSVILLLPQLEAGLRLLFTTTNKCPNRLLTAESSALYTTFDEMLAKHLDNEEVNQLPVVLEEPAMDFLWDFLNHQEGPRIRDHLSHGEINLETFPREIANQIVGFAITILCRFSDEAMYSLKEHMLIKPLMNCASCYQSRFHPISRLKKQVLECMKSMHLWPELATVPEEQEQRIKGLEGNAEANTLILMISEIISQLQHFMPQNCCSSDDPINSVLTERLLVELCDTRICTLYSPRPVLEVVVVLRKMSAQCHQVSQQVIAGAALRHTQWLNKTLRSRQRHNYRRMLNSIKFLSPVLRLILLLITLELVSVHSVCKKNPFDYQQYLKFLKAVLQYTENLVTYTSPDKNKWDETMELTKKTLIKIKKISDRKLMLMHLAT
- the ERMARD gene encoding endoplasmic reticulum membrane-associated RNA degradation protein isoform X1, producing the protein MALPDSVTTCLSQPVCYAICKLGFEKKDTYNIDNILSGSGEVYWPAVTEHVCYLESDQSVDYIRSIRSLGPVCESVNSYFKSLTKEQFVIQYASWFHWTNCTGVFLEVFDVLQSTQATEVALGLMKLTSCLERALGDVYLLKGNDCPFLLRDLLASEQLADVFGQTVMNVLRVFIGSPHGLNLRNVLWHGFASPQEIPAKYCAMLLFLTAGLGQLLETYLLQTKDVLVHRPYVIFIGLEELDAFPDLNSEILSIAEELVKLSSFVLKIMLPFWIAALTAFKQSRYADSVILLLPQLEAGLRLLFTTTNKCPNRLLTAESSALYTTFDEMLAKHLDNEEVNQLPVVLEEPAMDFLWDFLNHQEGPRIRDHLSHGEINLETFPREIANQIVGFAITILCRFSDEAMYSLKEHMLIKPLMNCASCYQSRFHPISRLKKQVLECMKSMHLWPELATVPEEQEQRIKGLEGNAEANTLILMISEIISQLQHFMPQNCCSSDDPINSVLTERLLVELCDTRICTLYSPRPVLEVVVVLRKMSAQCHQVSQQVIAGAALRHTQWLNKTLRSRQRHNYRRMLNSIKFLSPVLRLILLLITLELVSVHSVCKKNPFDYQQYLKFLKAVLQYTENLVTYTSPDKNKWDETMELTKKTLIKIKKISDRKLMLMHLAT